One segment of Allorhodopirellula heiligendammensis DNA contains the following:
- a CDS encoding acetyltransferase, with translation MSRPRQYYVIGAGGHARVILSAIWSLGDQVVALLDDNSEKHGMEIAGVPVICPKDAQLANPSTTGVIGIGDNRIRKQIATRFSFDWTAVVHPSALVDPSVVIGRGSVVMAGAIIQAGTQVGEHCIINTGATVDHDCRIGDFCHVAPGVHLAGHCELESGVLLGIGSCMVPAVRVGEWATIGAGAAVVNDVPAGVVAIGVPARPRFDL, from the coding sequence GTGAGCAGACCTCGGCAGTATTACGTTATCGGCGCAGGAGGGCATGCGAGGGTGATTCTTTCAGCGATTTGGTCGCTTGGCGATCAGGTCGTTGCGCTACTCGATGACAACAGCGAGAAGCATGGCATGGAGATCGCTGGCGTTCCCGTGATCTGTCCCAAAGATGCTCAGCTCGCAAACCCTTCTACTACCGGCGTGATTGGAATTGGCGATAACCGGATTCGAAAACAGATTGCCACGAGATTTAGCTTTGATTGGACTGCAGTCGTTCACCCGAGTGCACTCGTCGATCCATCAGTTGTGATCGGGCGCGGCAGCGTGGTGATGGCAGGGGCGATTATCCAAGCCGGGACGCAAGTGGGTGAACACTGCATTATCAACACGGGAGCAACCGTTGACCATGATTGCCGAATAGGTGATTTCTGTCATGTGGCCCCTGGTGTTCACCTTGCAGGTCATTGTGAATTGGAGTCCGGTGTTCTGCTAGGCATTGGTTCCTGCATGGTGCCGGCGGTGCGTGTGGGAGAGTGGGCGACCATCGGAGCGGGAGCTGCCGTCGTCAATGACGTGCCGGCTGGCGTGGTAGCGATCGGGGTACCCGCCCGCCCTCGGTTTGACCTTTAA
- a CDS encoding DegT/DnrJ/EryC1/StrS family aminotransferase: MTSSAPRLYLSAPHMGSQERALLLDAFDSNWIAPLGPHVDAFEREFAAISGRKHAVAVSSGTAALHLCLRLLDVQPGREIFTSSLTFVATANAIRYVGAKPVFIDSDRETWNMDPHLLAEELERCAKRNALPAAVMVVDVNGQCANYRMISGICETYGVPVIEDAAESLGASLDGKPAGSFGAVGCFSFNGNKIITTSGGGMLVTDDEAWAKQARYLSTQARDPAAHYEHSVLGYNYRMSNLLAAVGRGQLQVLADRVSRRREIYATYQRELGSLPGIEFMPEPEGFFSTRWLTALTIDPQQFGTTNEQVRLSLEEQNIEARPVWKPMHLQPAFADCRSIDNGVSQSLFASGICLPSGSSMSDNDQRRVLECIRSCCVKSVVSNT, from the coding sequence ATGACTAGTTCTGCACCCCGCCTGTATTTATCTGCGCCCCACATGGGTTCACAAGAGCGAGCTTTGCTGCTCGACGCATTTGATTCCAATTGGATTGCACCACTGGGTCCACACGTCGATGCGTTTGAACGCGAATTTGCTGCGATTTCAGGACGCAAACACGCTGTCGCGGTCTCAAGTGGTACCGCAGCCCTGCATCTTTGCTTGCGATTGCTGGACGTGCAGCCCGGACGTGAGATATTTACGTCATCGTTGACATTTGTCGCGACTGCAAATGCGATTCGATACGTCGGTGCCAAACCGGTCTTTATCGACAGCGATCGGGAAACGTGGAACATGGATCCACATCTACTCGCCGAAGAGCTGGAACGCTGTGCGAAGAGGAATGCATTGCCTGCAGCGGTGATGGTCGTTGATGTTAATGGACAGTGCGCGAACTACCGTATGATCTCTGGGATTTGTGAAACCTATGGCGTCCCTGTGATTGAAGACGCGGCAGAGTCACTGGGGGCTAGTCTTGACGGCAAACCGGCGGGAAGCTTCGGAGCAGTGGGGTGTTTCTCATTCAATGGCAACAAAATCATCACCACTTCGGGAGGCGGGATGCTGGTTACCGATGATGAAGCTTGGGCAAAGCAAGCCCGTTACCTCTCGACCCAGGCACGTGACCCAGCGGCCCATTACGAGCATTCAGTGCTGGGGTACAATTACCGGATGAGTAACCTGTTGGCCGCAGTCGGTCGTGGTCAGTTGCAAGTGTTGGCCGATCGAGTCAGCCGGCGTCGCGAAATCTATGCGACCTATCAACGGGAACTCGGATCGCTTCCTGGAATCGAGTTCATGCCTGAACCAGAAGGGTTCTTTTCCACTCGCTGGTTGACTGCCTTGACGATTGACCCGCAGCAGTTTGGCACAACTAACGAGCAAGTGCGATTGAGTTTGGAGGAACAAAACATTGAGGCCCGACCGGTTTGGAAGCCGATGCACCTACAGCCTGCGTTCGCAGATTGCCGGTCTATTGACAACGGCGTCTCTCAGTCGCTATTTGCGAGTGGAATTTGTCTGCCCAGCGGCTCTAGCATGAGCGATAACGATCAACGACGAGTGCTCGAATGTATCCGTTCGTGCTGCGTCAAGTCTGTCGTGTCTAACACTTAA
- a CDS encoding glycosyltransferase, producing MAKILYTGMFRFPDGDAGAARVLGIGKALRDAGHEVFFAGGEASERAEDCIGSNTYQYQGFPYRSMQETVSANRSPIGRFHHFIGQGNRTLEWIATNREFSPDMIISYHGTAAFLTKLKSYCQSNRIALASDNTEWQNAFQLPGGVLGPPYWSQELRQRRVMPKIGNVIAISSYLRNYFKKRKCNVVQVPPLVDLEEAKWNWGNATEKVQQLDSLRLVYAGSPGRKDSISSILSGIADARQHGLDVTVDFLGPSELELASAVGSDLQRFSNLDEAVRCFGRIPQSLIPFELSKRDATILVRPDMRYAHAGFPTKVVESLASGLPVFTNRTSDIDAYVQDGKDAVLLNDATAMSVVGAIYKWFGWSSEQRDSMRRSARCTARELFDYRSHVDGLNAFVVNCLKHLGGDW from the coding sequence ATGGCAAAAATTCTCTATACAGGAATGTTTCGGTTTCCAGATGGAGATGCGGGTGCTGCACGTGTTCTTGGGATCGGGAAGGCGCTTCGAGACGCCGGGCACGAGGTGTTCTTCGCGGGTGGAGAAGCCAGTGAGCGAGCAGAAGATTGTATCGGTAGTAACACCTATCAGTATCAAGGGTTTCCGTATCGCTCGATGCAGGAGACTGTTAGCGCTAACCGGTCCCCTATTGGCCGCTTCCATCACTTCATTGGCCAGGGCAATCGTACTTTGGAGTGGATTGCGACGAATCGAGAGTTCTCTCCAGACATGATTATTTCGTATCACGGTACAGCGGCCTTCTTAACGAAGCTTAAGTCTTACTGCCAGAGCAATAGAATTGCCCTGGCATCTGATAACACGGAATGGCAAAATGCATTTCAACTGCCTGGCGGGGTGCTCGGGCCTCCCTATTGGTCGCAGGAGCTTAGGCAGCGAAGGGTTATGCCGAAAATTGGCAACGTCATTGCGATTAGTAGCTATCTAAGGAATTACTTTAAAAAGCGGAAATGCAATGTTGTTCAAGTGCCTCCTCTTGTTGATTTGGAAGAGGCGAAATGGAATTGGGGCAATGCGACGGAGAAAGTACAACAATTGGATAGCTTGCGGCTTGTTTATGCAGGGAGCCCCGGAAGGAAAGACAGTATTTCGTCGATCTTGAGTGGTATCGCAGACGCAAGGCAGCATGGATTGGATGTGACCGTCGACTTTTTAGGACCAAGCGAGTTGGAGTTGGCCAGTGCGGTGGGAAGTGACCTCCAGAGATTTAGTAATCTTGATGAGGCGGTGCGATGTTTTGGACGGATTCCGCAGAGCTTGATTCCTTTCGAGTTGTCCAAACGCGATGCTACGATCCTTGTTCGGCCGGACATGCGCTACGCGCACGCTGGATTCCCAACCAAAGTCGTGGAAAGTCTAGCAAGCGGATTACCAGTATTTACAAACCGGACAAGCGATATTGATGCCTATGTCCAAGATGGTAAAGATGCTGTATTGCTAAATGATGCGACGGCAATGAGCGTCGTCGGAGCAATCTATAAATGGTTTGGTTGGTCCAGTGAGCAGCGCGATTCGATGCGGAGAAGTGCTCGTTGTACAGCGAGAGAATTATTTGACTATCGATCACATGTGGACGGTCTCAACGCATTTGTTGTCAACTGCCTCAAGCATTTGGGAGGAGATTGGTGA
- a CDS encoding SDR family NAD(P)-dependent oxidoreductase: protein MKELSGKRILITGGTGSFGKATVDRLLHTDCEEIRIFSRDELKQEEMRIKYANPRLKFFIGDVRDKTSVNQAMNGVDLVFHAAALKQVPSCEFFPMQAVQTNILGSHNVVTSAIEHQIDRIICLSTDKAAYPVNAMGISKAMMEKVALATTFHLEDSATVVSLVRYGNVMCSRGSVIPLFIKQLKSGNPLTVTVPYMTRFLLALSEAVELVLFAFQNAEQGDLFVKKAPACTIEDLAKAVKNLFDVDVPIQTIGIRHGEKIYETLATREELARAEDMGDYYRIKADGRDLNYQKYKQYFTEGDMHEAEIDDYTSHNTHQLTVKETERVIAALPEVQEELGIWKMERAAVVEAEESQVAR, encoded by the coding sequence ATGAAAGAGCTCTCGGGAAAACGCATCCTGATCACCGGCGGTACCGGCTCATTCGGCAAAGCGACTGTTGATAGACTCCTCCATACTGATTGCGAGGAGATTCGCATTTTCAGTCGCGACGAGTTAAAGCAGGAGGAGATGCGGATCAAGTACGCGAACCCACGCTTGAAATTCTTCATCGGCGACGTGCGTGATAAGACGAGCGTGAATCAGGCCATGAATGGGGTAGATCTGGTTTTCCACGCCGCCGCGTTGAAGCAGGTTCCCTCGTGTGAGTTCTTTCCCATGCAGGCGGTGCAGACGAATATCCTCGGCAGCCACAACGTGGTCACTTCTGCGATCGAACATCAGATTGACCGAATCATCTGTCTGAGTACCGACAAGGCTGCCTATCCAGTCAACGCGATGGGGATTTCCAAGGCGATGATGGAAAAGGTCGCGCTCGCCACCACTTTTCATCTGGAGGATTCGGCCACCGTTGTATCGTTGGTGCGTTACGGAAATGTGATGTGTTCGCGGGGCAGCGTCATTCCTCTGTTTATTAAGCAACTCAAGTCGGGAAATCCGCTGACGGTAACCGTTCCCTACATGACTCGATTCCTGCTGGCGTTGAGTGAGGCGGTGGAGTTGGTGCTCTTTGCGTTTCAAAATGCAGAGCAAGGTGACTTATTTGTGAAGAAGGCACCGGCATGCACGATTGAGGACTTGGCGAAGGCGGTTAAAAATCTATTCGACGTGGATGTACCAATCCAAACGATTGGAATCCGACATGGCGAAAAAATCTATGAGACGCTCGCGACTCGCGAAGAACTGGCGAGGGCGGAGGACATGGGCGACTACTACCGTATCAAGGCAGATGGTCGCGATTTGAATTACCAGAAGTACAAGCAGTATTTCACTGAGGGTGACATGCATGAAGCGGAGATCGACGATTACACGTCACACAATACACACCAGTTGACGGTCAAGGAGACCGAGCGGGTGATCGCTGCACTCCCAGAGGTACAAGAGGAGCTTGGAATATGGAAAATGGAACGGGCAGCGGTGGTGGAGGCAGAGGAATCACAGGTTGCTAGGTAG
- a CDS encoding glycosyltransferase: MRVLFYYLYGRGGGYLNLMRLLQAMVEVYPDDEFCLVSGQVSTIDGFKDCANVQAAFQTMPLGKEVKRAQLNTYGLRRIVRSVQPDVIWSINMGPYCDLGIPHVMTMNNAYQVTSLDDLEAHPSGSLHLKMIRGFFRQSLKHTSTVIVQTETIANCLRDVIGYRGRVSVVSKAVEADDDAGFQPLLDSQRKLIDNGLIPNAITFLYVSDSKPHKNHQVLFDAVGILQSKGVPARLAVTLDRETVIEIGGDRSEKLIDDGHILPFGWVDKAQVKPLYDACDACVMPSRLESQSSAHLEAMKWQKPQVTIDLPYAREMCRDAAVYADGDSPEQWASQMQELMLSSELRDRLTQAGLKEIKRYPKSWTEMALTVHGVLEEAVCL; encoded by the coding sequence ATGAGAGTGTTGTTTTATTACCTCTATGGTCGTGGAGGTGGTTATCTTAATCTAATGCGACTCTTGCAGGCGATGGTTGAAGTCTATCCCGACGATGAATTCTGTCTCGTGTCCGGCCAGGTGAGTACCATCGACGGATTCAAAGATTGTGCAAATGTCCAAGCCGCTTTTCAGACAATGCCGTTAGGAAAGGAAGTTAAGCGCGCTCAGTTAAACACTTATGGGCTGCGCCGCATAGTTCGATCTGTTCAGCCCGACGTTATCTGGTCCATCAATATGGGGCCGTATTGCGACTTGGGCATACCTCACGTGATGACGATGAATAATGCATATCAGGTGACGTCGCTTGACGATTTAGAGGCTCATCCCAGCGGGAGCCTTCACCTCAAAATGATCCGTGGGTTTTTCCGCCAGTCTCTCAAGCACACTTCCACAGTGATCGTCCAAACGGAGACGATTGCGAACTGCCTGCGCGACGTTATCGGATATCGAGGCAGGGTTTCCGTGGTATCCAAAGCAGTGGAAGCAGATGACGACGCTGGCTTTCAACCATTGTTGGATTCTCAGCGAAAGCTTATTGACAATGGATTGATCCCCAATGCTATTACATTCCTATACGTCTCAGATTCTAAACCCCACAAAAACCATCAAGTTCTTTTTGATGCTGTGGGTATTCTCCAAAGCAAAGGAGTCCCTGCTCGACTGGCCGTTACCCTCGATCGGGAGACGGTCATCGAAATTGGGGGGGATCGTTCCGAAAAGCTTATAGATGATGGCCATATTTTGCCATTTGGCTGGGTTGACAAGGCCCAGGTGAAGCCACTGTACGATGCGTGTGACGCATGTGTCATGCCGAGTCGTCTGGAATCCCAAAGTTCGGCTCACCTAGAGGCGATGAAGTGGCAGAAGCCACAAGTCACAATTGATCTACCATACGCGCGAGAGATGTGTCGCGACGCTGCAGTTTATGCTGATGGTGATTCTCCGGAGCAATGGGCTAGCCAAATGCAGGAGCTTATGCTGAGCTCGGAACTGCGAGATCGACTGACCCAGGCAGGACTTAAGGAAATAAAACGGTATCCTAAGAGCTGGACAGAAATGGCTCTTACCGTTCATGGCGTGTTGGAAGAAGCGGTCTGTCTATGA
- a CDS encoding O-antigen ligase family protein, translating to MFTDDISFAIMLCVSCGFAAWFGYQHGKQYALGAGMAVSLLAGTWFKIVVGETDINVTIATTVILLIVYCTHSWRRIFSSLHLPDYLIASLALWHWIVDIYHDGQPLAFAAQAYGQWILPYAAGRYAFLHRGSLTKLAPVFVSVAAFISIAAIYESFTAWNLWETVFVHVDDVVARVTGQRYGLLYRAIGPVRNPIFLGIVLLTMLPFAVDLVTRTEATPRIRCLGWSGMFLIALGIVSTVSRGPILCMPVAIVLALAWYSRALRYAALAGSIIAAILVTMNYDAVLDFLDGGTNDHTISIIVQDDEFGAPMIHNNTRHRLLIPRVYGPLVLKGGPLGYGTTDSSGFPPRNIPGIPTDPVLLASLTNVDNSYINVGLRLGWVGLALFIATLISTVALCIQIAPVASTYLFPSDSRVIIAYATVLIAVLLEIWTVFFSYDHAFWILFQIGSISGLAGQVEKARRE from the coding sequence TTGTTCACAGACGACATTTCGTTCGCGATCATGCTCTGCGTTTCATGCGGATTTGCCGCATGGTTCGGCTATCAGCACGGCAAACAGTACGCCCTCGGTGCGGGCATGGCCGTCTCGCTACTCGCTGGCACCTGGTTCAAAATCGTTGTCGGCGAAACCGACATCAACGTCACGATCGCGACTACGGTCATTTTGCTGATTGTCTACTGTACGCATTCTTGGCGGCGAATATTCAGTTCGTTGCATCTGCCGGACTACTTGATCGCGTCTCTGGCACTGTGGCACTGGATCGTAGATATCTATCACGATGGCCAACCGCTCGCATTCGCTGCTCAGGCGTATGGACAATGGATACTGCCCTACGCCGCGGGCCGCTACGCCTTCTTGCATCGTGGATCGCTGACTAAGCTCGCACCCGTCTTTGTATCCGTCGCCGCCTTCATCTCCATCGCCGCGATTTATGAGTCATTTACCGCCTGGAATCTTTGGGAAACGGTTTTCGTTCACGTTGATGATGTGGTAGCTCGCGTTACTGGCCAGCGATATGGATTGCTCTATCGCGCCATCGGGCCGGTCCGAAACCCCATCTTTCTTGGCATTGTGCTACTCACCATGCTGCCATTCGCAGTCGATCTCGTAACTCGAACGGAAGCAACACCTCGCATCCGCTGCCTCGGCTGGAGCGGAATGTTCTTGATCGCTCTCGGCATTGTGTCAACGGTCTCTCGCGGTCCAATCCTTTGCATGCCCGTGGCCATCGTTCTCGCGCTGGCGTGGTATAGTCGAGCTCTGCGATACGCCGCGCTGGCGGGATCGATTATTGCCGCGATTCTAGTGACAATGAATTATGACGCGGTACTCGATTTTTTGGATGGCGGGACGAACGACCATACAATAAGCATCATTGTTCAGGACGATGAATTTGGTGCCCCAATGATTCACAACAACACACGGCATCGGTTGTTGATTCCTCGTGTCTATGGACCGCTCGTGCTCAAGGGTGGTCCGCTGGGTTATGGCACGACGGATTCATCTGGATTCCCTCCGCGTAACATTCCTGGAATCCCCACCGACCCAGTTCTGCTAGCCAGTTTGACCAATGTCGACAACTCTTATATCAACGTGGGGCTTCGCTTGGGTTGGGTCGGTCTGGCGTTATTCATAGCAACGCTTATCTCGACAGTCGCTCTGTGTATACAGATAGCTCCAGTCGCGAGCACTTACCTCTTTCCCAGCGACTCACGCGTAATCATTGCTTACGCAACGGTCTTGATTGCCGTGTTGTTAGAGATCTGGACCGTGTTTTTCTCATACGACCACGCTTTCTGGATCCTATTTCAGATCGGCAGCATCTCAGGTCTGGCAGGGCAAGTTGAGAAGGCCAGACGCGAATGA
- a CDS encoding polysaccharide biosynthesis C-terminal domain-containing protein translates to MRRILITGAGGFLGKNLVAHLSQREDVSLQLFGSENSNDELHDWVSTADVIFHLAGVNRPENVEEFDTGNAGFTQTLVDAIKASGRKPHVIVSSSIQAALDNPYGNSKRRGEQILQRFSEQTGAPVSIFRLKNLFGKWCRPNYNSVTATFCHNLANDLPIEISNPEHQLDLAYVDDVVAAFIEEMETRPERIDGMVDPDPVPSYQISLGDLASRIQFFRDMQQTQLLPDYSVLFNKQLYATYLSYLPRDRWEYGPQKIHADDRGNLAELIKSPQFGQIFISRTKPGITRGMHYHHTKTEKFMVVAGQGLIRFRHVDETEVIEISVRGEDYRIVEIPPGYTHSITNTGDTEMVTLFWVCEMLDLDRPDTYYVPVDV, encoded by the coding sequence GTGAGGCGAATTCTGATAACCGGTGCCGGAGGGTTCCTCGGTAAAAATTTGGTAGCCCATCTGTCTCAGCGGGAGGACGTGAGCCTTCAGTTGTTTGGCAGTGAAAATTCGAATGATGAGCTGCACGATTGGGTATCCACTGCGGACGTCATTTTCCATCTTGCTGGAGTCAACCGACCGGAAAACGTCGAAGAGTTTGATACCGGCAATGCGGGTTTCACTCAGACGCTTGTCGATGCAATCAAAGCCAGTGGCAGGAAGCCGCACGTGATCGTGAGTTCGTCGATTCAAGCGGCCCTCGATAATCCGTACGGCAATAGCAAGCGGCGCGGAGAGCAGATTCTACAGCGTTTCTCTGAGCAGACCGGGGCGCCAGTGTCGATTTTTCGCCTGAAGAACCTGTTTGGTAAGTGGTGTCGGCCCAACTACAACTCGGTGACGGCCACGTTCTGCCATAACCTCGCCAACGATCTGCCGATCGAGATCAGCAATCCTGAGCATCAGCTTGATCTCGCCTACGTGGACGATGTTGTCGCAGCGTTCATTGAAGAGATGGAGACCAGACCTGAGCGAATAGACGGTATGGTGGATCCCGATCCAGTCCCCTCGTATCAGATTTCATTGGGCGATCTGGCGTCTCGAATTCAGTTTTTCCGCGACATGCAGCAGACCCAACTCCTGCCAGATTATTCGGTACTGTTCAACAAACAGCTTTACGCGACGTACTTGTCGTATCTGCCCAGAGATCGCTGGGAATACGGGCCCCAAAAGATTCACGCCGATGACCGCGGTAATTTGGCCGAGCTTATTAAGTCACCGCAGTTCGGACAGATCTTCATTTCCCGAACGAAGCCTGGTATTACACGCGGCATGCACTACCACCACACCAAAACGGAAAAGTTCATGGTGGTCGCAGGTCAAGGTCTTATTCGATTTCGGCATGTTGACGAAACGGAGGTCATCGAGATTTCCGTTCGCGGTGAAGACTATCGAATTGTCGAAATCCCCCCCGGGTATACGCACTCGATCACCAATACTGGCGACACTGAGATGGTCACCCTGTTCTGGGTTTGTGAAATGCTCGATCTCGATCGTCCTGATACGTACTATGTTCCCGTTGATGTCTAG
- a CDS encoding sugar transferase — translation MLSHNDSPPNDQETPVTRHQVLLISQYFPPEPTGIVQELAESLVEHGLDVTVLTGYPNYPYGRLYDGYQMKLWSKERVGNVNVIRLPLYCAHGRNGIARAINLSSFALSVALIGPWVSPKVDAIHVYQLVTVGSAARWLSFLRRIPMTIEVQDLWPDTLSATGMVDTGLALRLVGWFANRVYRSASHVRVISDGFRSALAKRGVAGKRLHVIPNWVDTELYCPESVDNELAKSVSMQGKFNVVFAGAIGLAQNLTTVIEAAEMLSSETMIQFVIIGDGSELDNLKSQVATRGLTNVRFIDRQPVSEMSRYYAISDVLLLHLRSTPLFEMTIPHKVYSYLACGKPVLAAIGGEAANVVTESGAGLVCPSDNPKAMVSGIRELYAMTPKQREDLGRAGRQAALTKYSRTLLTGRVADMIRSAIADNRSSRHFLFDCTRRAVDVVISILLLAILSPLLGLLALCVRIFLGSPVLFSQLRPGRHGKPFLMRKFRTMSDELDQNGNLKSDSERLGKFGTLLRSTSLDELPELWNVLRGDMSLVGPRPLLMQYLPLYSERQRRRHDVRPGVTGWAQINGRNAISWEEKFELDVWYVENRTLKLDLKILWMTLWQVLRRDGVSAEAHVTMPAFKGSVTSNEGTA, via the coding sequence ATGTTATCACACAACGATAGTCCGCCAAATGATCAAGAGACACCGGTGACACGGCATCAGGTACTCTTGATCAGCCAGTACTTTCCACCGGAGCCCACCGGGATCGTCCAAGAGTTGGCGGAGTCATTGGTTGAGCATGGCTTAGACGTAACTGTCTTAACGGGCTACCCAAATTATCCGTATGGACGCTTGTACGATGGGTATCAGATGAAGCTGTGGAGCAAGGAGCGTGTTGGGAATGTAAATGTGATCCGCCTGCCACTGTACTGCGCCCATGGCAGAAATGGCATCGCGCGCGCGATTAATCTTTCGAGTTTTGCTTTATCTGTGGCGTTGATCGGTCCATGGGTGTCACCCAAAGTTGATGCGATTCACGTATACCAACTGGTCACCGTTGGAAGCGCTGCACGTTGGTTAAGTTTCCTGCGCCGAATTCCCATGACAATCGAGGTGCAAGATTTGTGGCCGGACACTTTATCCGCCACGGGTATGGTCGACACGGGCCTAGCCTTGCGATTGGTGGGATGGTTTGCTAATCGCGTTTATCGTAGCGCGAGCCATGTACGTGTGATCTCGGATGGATTTCGTTCAGCGCTAGCGAAGAGAGGTGTTGCAGGGAAACGACTCCACGTCATTCCCAACTGGGTTGATACCGAGCTTTATTGCCCTGAGTCTGTCGATAACGAACTGGCCAAGTCTGTTTCTATGCAGGGCAAATTCAACGTTGTCTTTGCTGGGGCTATTGGTCTTGCGCAAAATTTGACAACTGTCATCGAAGCTGCGGAAATGCTCTCATCGGAGACAATGATACAATTCGTGATCATTGGCGATGGTAGTGAACTAGACAATCTCAAGTCCCAGGTTGCGACACGAGGTCTTACCAACGTTCGATTCATTGATCGGCAGCCTGTCTCAGAAATGAGTCGGTATTACGCGATCTCAGATGTGTTGCTACTACATCTTCGGAGTACGCCTCTGTTTGAGATGACGATTCCTCACAAGGTTTATTCTTATCTAGCATGCGGTAAGCCTGTGCTCGCGGCCATCGGAGGCGAAGCAGCGAACGTCGTAACCGAGTCTGGTGCGGGTTTAGTCTGTCCGTCGGACAATCCGAAAGCGATGGTAAGCGGTATTCGCGAGCTATATGCAATGACGCCGAAGCAGCGAGAGGATCTCGGACGAGCCGGACGCCAAGCCGCGTTGACTAAGTATTCCCGCACGCTGCTCACTGGCCGGGTTGCGGACATGATACGATCCGCTATCGCAGATAATCGATCCTCTCGCCACTTTCTGTTTGACTGTACGAGACGTGCGGTCGATGTTGTCATTTCAATACTTCTACTGGCGATCTTGAGTCCTTTGCTAGGTTTGCTCGCTTTATGTGTTCGGATATTCTTAGGTAGTCCAGTGTTGTTTAGTCAGTTGCGTCCGGGACGCCATGGCAAGCCGTTTTTGATGCGTAAGTTTCGGACGATGAGCGATGAGCTGGATCAGAACGGAAACTTGAAATCCGATTCTGAGCGTTTGGGAAAATTTGGGACCCTGCTGCGTTCGACGAGCCTTGACGAACTGCCTGAACTCTGGAATGTGTTGCGTGGTGACATGAGTTTGGTAGGGCCCCGCCCCCTGCTGATGCAGTACCTGCCACTGTATTCCGAGCGTCAAAGGAGGCGTCACGATGTGCGGCCTGGCGTTACTGGCTGGGCGCAGATCAATGGACGCAACGCCATCAGTTGGGAAGAAAAGTTCGAACTTGATGTATGGTATGTCGAGAATCGGACACTTAAACTGGACTTGAAAATACTATGGATGACGCTCTGGCAAGTGCTGCGTCGTGATGGCGTCAGTGCCGAGGCGCACGTGACGATGCCAGCTTTCAAGGGAAGTGTAACTTCCAACGAGGGGACAGCGTGA
- the wecB gene encoding non-hydrolyzing UDP-N-acetylglucosamine 2-epimerase — MKVMTLVGTRPEIIRLSRVMAALDRYVDHEIAHTGQNYDYELNQVFFDDLEIRKPDHFLEAAGKNAAETIGLIIAKTDALLAAQKPDALLILGDTNSCLAAISAKRRKIPVFHMEAGNRCFDQRVPEEINRKIVDHIADINMPYSTISRDYLLKEGLPPDRVIKTGSPMFEVLHHYQEKIQASEILSTLGLQAQGYFIVSAHREENIDDPAQFTKLCQVLNNLAETYDLPVIVSTHPRTRKKLEAEGIQADQRVQFLKPFGFSDYNCLQLNAKAAISDSGTINEESSIMNFPALNIRNAHERPEGMEEASVMMTGLEWDRIREAIGILEHQSRGEERTLRIVQDYSMPNVSEKVVRIILSYTDYVNRVVWKK; from the coding sequence ATGAAGGTAATGACGCTTGTCGGTACACGGCCGGAAATCATCCGGTTGTCACGCGTGATGGCTGCCTTGGACCGCTACGTCGACCACGAGATCGCACATACCGGTCAGAACTATGATTATGAATTGAACCAGGTATTTTTCGACGACCTGGAGATTCGCAAGCCCGACCATTTCTTGGAAGCGGCTGGCAAGAATGCCGCCGAGACCATTGGGCTGATTATCGCCAAGACGGACGCTTTGCTCGCCGCACAGAAACCCGATGCACTCCTGATCTTGGGCGACACGAATTCCTGTCTGGCCGCAATTTCAGCTAAACGCCGAAAAATTCCAGTGTTCCATATGGAGGCGGGAAATCGTTGTTTTGATCAGCGAGTACCGGAGGAAATCAATCGCAAGATTGTTGACCACATCGCCGATATCAATATGCCCTACAGTACAATCTCTCGCGATTACCTTCTTAAGGAGGGGCTACCACCCGACCGGGTCATCAAAACCGGCAGCCCGATGTTCGAAGTACTGCATCACTACCAGGAAAAGATCCAGGCGAGTGAAATTCTTAGCACCCTGGGGCTGCAGGCTCAGGGGTACTTTATCGTTAGCGCTCATCGCGAAGAGAATATTGACGATCCCGCTCAATTCACAAAGTTGTGTCAAGTCTTGAATAACTTGGCGGAGACCTACGACCTGCCAGTGATCGTTTCCACCCACCCGCGTACGCGGAAGAAGCTTGAGGCGGAAGGAATCCAAGCGGATCAGCGAGTGCAATTTCTGAAGCCATTCGGGTTCTCTGACTACAACTGTTTGCAACTCAATGCCAAGGCCGCGATCAGTGACAGCGGAACGATCAACGAAGAGTCGTCGATTATGAACTTTCCTGCATTGAACATTCGCAACGCACATGAGCGTCCCGAGGGCATGGAGGAGGCATCGGTGATGATGACCGGACTCGAATGGGACAGAATTCGCGAAGCGATTGGGATTCTGGAGCATCAGAGCAGGGGCGAGGAACGTACCCTGCGGATCGTGCAGGATTACAGCATGCCCAATGTCTCCGAGAAAGTTGTCCGGATTATTCTCAGCTATACCGACTACGTGAACCGCGTCGTCTGGAAGAAGTGA